GCAGAATTTCGTCTCACAGACATAGACCGCCTGGCGGGTGCGGATCATGAGGTCGATCTGGCAGGCTTCCTGTCGCAGGGTTTTCCCCTGCGAATAGGGACCCGCATTGAGGACCGTGCGATTCTTCAGGCCTAGCCCTTCGAAGACCTGGTCGAAGCTATCGAGTACGAGCGTCTCGAACTGATAGCCCATGATGGTGTCCCAGGCTTCCAGCGTTTCGAGGGGCTGGCGCTGATAGAGACCCTTGAGGATGCGCTCCTTGGCGGGCTCGATGTATTTCAGGTAGAAGCGCAGGTAGTTGTCCGCGATGCGGTAGCGATGGTCCCGGGCGCGGGTTTTGCCCGTTGCCGGGTCGAAGAAGCGGTCCTTGCGGAGGAAGCCGGCGAGCTCCAGATCGGTGAGTGCTTCGCCGAGGCTGCCACCTCGCTCCCGGCCAAGTATCGAGCTGATCTGCTGGAGGGATTTTGGCCCACTCACCAGGGTTTTGACGATGTCCCGGCAGGTTTCCGCCCGACGGGTGAAGATGTCGTGGAAGATGCGCTCGAACTCGTTGAACAGCATGCCGCCCTGATGGAAGCAGAGGCGCTCGATATTCTCCTCCGCGCTGCGGTTGGTCAGGATCTGCTCCAGATAGCCAGGCACGCCGCCTGTCACGGCGAGCGTCCGCCACTTGTCGGCCGCGGCTACCCGGGTGCCGCGCTTGCCCCAGAAGGCGGCTCACTCGGCGAGTGGCAGCGGCTTGAGATGAAACTGCCACGAGCAGCGTCCGACGAAGCCGGTGCTATTGAGGATGTTTTCCTCGATCCACGAGGAAACCGACCCGCACAGGACGAGGGTCAGGCCGGGGACCTTTGAGAAAAGCTGGTCCCAAGCGGTCTTGAGGTGGCCGGCGAAGTCCTTGTCGCCGATGGCCATCCAGGAGATCTCGTCTAGCAGCACGACCACCGAGCCCTTTGCCGGGAGCTGGCTGGCGAGCAATTGGAAGGCGGTGGGCCAGTCCGGCAAGAGCACGCTCGGGGCTGCGGTCTGCTTCGCAAGGTGCCCGGAAAAGGAGTTGAGCTGCTCTTGCTTCGTGATTCCTTCGCGGGGCGGCAGGCCGATGAAGGACAGGAAGAGGTCGGCAGCAGCGGCGCATTCCTCGATGAAACGGCTCTTGCCGATTCTCCGGCGGCCCTGGCAGGTCACCAGCGATGCGGTCTTTTTCTTCAGGAGTTCCGCGAACTCCCGCCGCTCAGCCTGCCTGCCGATGTAGCCATCCATGTCGATTTGGTGCCGGAAAATCCCGGAACTTTTCTGGCACGAGATCGACGTAATGTCAATTTGGTGCCGGAAAATCCGTCGATAGTTTTGGCACGAGATCGACAAAATGTCGATTTGGGGCCCGAAAAGTTCTGGGATTTTCTGGCACGAGATCGACGGGAAGATCTTAAAAGCCTTGTCCGAAAAGGGTTTCCGGCTGCGGTCTAGCGCGGGCCGCCGAGGTGGGAGCGGAAGAAGTCCACGCGGCGGCGTTGGGCATAGCGCTCCTCTCCGGCACCGTGATTGCGGCCGGTCATGGGCAGGAATTCGAAGTCCTTGTCCGCGGCGATCAGCGCGTTGATGACCTGATAGGTGGAGGAGGGGTCCACGTTCGTATCCACCTCGCCCACGGTCAGCAGCAGCGCGCCCTTGAGATTCTTCGCGTGGGTGACGTTCGAGTTGTCGGCGTATTCCGGGCCGACGGGCCAGTCCATCCACTGCTCGTTCCACCAGATCTTGTCCATGCGGTTGTCATGGCAGCCGCAGTCCGCCACCGCGGCCTTGTAGAAGTCCCCGTGGAAAAGCATCGCGCCGAGGGCATTCTGGCCACCGGCAGAGCCGCCGAAGATGCCGACCCGCTCGAGATCCATCTGCGGCCACTTCTTCGCGGCTTCCTTCAGCCATGCGATGCGGTCGGGGAAGCCGGCGTCCTTCAGGTTCTTGTAGCAAAAGTGGTGGAATTCCTTGCTGCGGTTCGCGGTGCCCTTGCCATCGATCTGCACGACGATGAAGCCATGCACGGCGATCTCGTGCTTCGGCTGCATCCACGGGTTCCAGGCCTTGGGCACGAAGGAGTCCTGCGGGCCGGCATAGATATTCTCGATCACGGGATACTTCTTCGCCGGGTCGAAGTCCGGCGGCAGGCAGACGATGCCGTGAATGTCGTATTTCCCGTCGCGGTCCTTGGAAACGAAGGGCTCCGGGATCGGCCAGGCCGTGGCGCGCAGCTTCGCATCGTCCGCCTCGGCGAGGGTGGCCACGAGCTCGCCATCCGCCCAGCGGCGCAGCTCCGTCACCGGGGCCTTGTTCACGCGGGACCAGCGGCAGGTGTAGTAATTCCCGTCCGGAGAGCGCTCGAAGCGGTCGTGCGTGCCGTCCGACTTCGTCAGCGGGATCAGCTCGCCGGTCTCCATCGAGACGCGCGCGTAGTGGATGTAGTAGGGGTCCTGGCCCTTGTGGTAGCCGGAGATCTTCAGCAGCACCTCGCGGTTGCCCTCGTCCACGTTCACCACCTCGCGGACGATCCACTCGCCCTTCGTGAGCTGGCGGCGGGTCGAGCCGTCGCGTCCGTCGAGCAGGTAGAGATGCTTCCAGCCATCGCGCTCGGACATCCACAGGATCTCATTCCCGTCCCCCAGATCCCGGCGGAAGGAGTAGCCATAGACGAAGACAAAGGTGTCGCTCTCCTCGCGGACCAGCACGCGCTGCTGGCGGGTGGCGCTGTCGATCTCGATGATATTGTGCTTCCCGAAGCCCCGCTCGATGAACTCGAAGGTCAGCCGCTTCGAGTCCCCGCGCCACGCCAGCTCCCGGCACTCGAAGGGATTCTCGATCAGCTTGGGATCCGTGGCGATGGGCGCTTCATCCTTGCCGGTGAAGAAGACCCACGGCGCGCGGGTGTCGATCACGTCGCCCGGCTTCGGATAGCTGTTCGTGAAGTGCTTCGGCTGGAGCTGGTCCTTTGGCGAGGACTCGATGTAGTGGACGATGCGCTCCTTCACGTCCTTTTCCTTCCAGATGGCAAAGCGGGAGGAGTCCGGCGCCCAGAGCGGCTGGCCGGTGAAGTTCCCCGCGGCATCGCCCTTTGCCAACGTGCGGTCGGTCCCGTCCTTCGTGTCGCGCAGGATCACCTCGCCCTCGCGGAGGGCCACTTCCCAGCGGCCGTCGGGGGACTTCCACGAGCCGCGCGGGCCACCCCGGCCATCGCGGCGGCGGTTTCCCCGGCGCTCGTCCGGGCGGGTCTCCGGCATCCGGTCGGACTCTGCGGCCGGCCCGGCCTGGCCCGTGGCGGGGTCCAGCTTCATGCGGATCTTTCCGCCCTCGGGCGTATCGAGCTGATAAAACGCGGCTGCGTCGCCGGGGGCCCAGCGGACGTCCACGGACTCGTTCAGCACCTTCGTCTTCGCCACGCCATACCAGCGGCCGGTGAGCTGGTTGAAGCTGGCGAGGTTTCCGTGGTCGGCGTGCGCGGCGGTGGCGAGGAGGAAGCAGGCGAGGAGGGTGTGACGGGCTTTCATGGGCGGAGCGGGGCTTTCAGAACGATGAGATCATCCTGCCCCCTTCACTTCCTCCAGCGAATCAAGGGCCGCGTGCCGAACTTCCAGCGATGGGTGGCGAAATGGCCGATGCTTCCGTGGCCGCAGATCGTTTTGTCAGGCGTGTCAGCGGGAGGCCGGATTTCCGGATGAGCTTTTTTTGCAAGCGGTCCAATCCGCCGGGCGTATCTGCATGACAATCTTTCGCATTGTCGAATTCATCGCTGATTGGTGGAATAAGGGGTTAACTGAAGAAGTTCGTGCTTTGGATTGGTGAAAACGGACTTTCCGTCATCATTTCAGATTTCCCGATGATGCAATGGAAAGCCTGTCCCCGGTGATATGCCGTTAGGCGCAGGTTCATGGCGTTTTGCGACTTGCGGGGCGGCCTGGCCGGAGTGCGGGAGTATCAAATTTACATTGTCCTCACCCCTCACAGATATTTCGGATTGATGCGGAAATTCCCTGTTGCGGCCCGATTTCCGTACAGTTAAGGACCGGTTGAAGATGAAATCGACTCTCCTCAAAACCCTTGCCGCCACCACGCTGGTGGCCACTACCCAGGCAGAAATCCACGTCTTGGGAACTTCTTGGAAGGAACGCGGTGTGAATGCTCCGGAAGGCACGATGATCCGGACCCCCGGAACCATCGCCGCCACCCGCGGCTACCTGATCATGGATCAGAGCGTGCTGACCGCGACGCCCGCCGCCGCAACCTACATCGAGTACGGCGAGATCCGCGAAGCCGGTGTGGTGACCCGCTACTACACCACCGATACCGACTTCACCTCCTTCCTGGCGGACCTGATCTCCGGTGATTCCGGTGGTCGCCGTCTCTACGGTCACATGGAAGTGCCGGTGAGCCTCGCTTCCCCGGTGAACCCGATGATGCCCTTCTCCGGCACCTCGATGGCCAGCGGCTTCCCGCGCAAGATCTCCTTCGACCAGACCGTCTTCCAGACCGCCACGAGCAACACCGTCGCCGGTCCGCGGATCGTCAATGCGGACAATTTCGTCCTCCGCTCCGTGCTCACGGGCAGCGGCAATCCGGTGACCACCAAGGCTCTGACCATCTCCGAGGCTACC
The Luteolibacter flavescens DNA segment above includes these coding regions:
- a CDS encoding AAA family ATPase, with amino-acid sequence MPGYLEQILTNRSAEENIERLCFHQGGMLFNEFERIFHDIFTRRAETCRDIVKTLVSGPKSLQQISSILGRERGGSLGEALTDLELAGFLRKDRFFDPATGKTRARDHRYRIADNYLRFYLKYIEPAKERILKGLYQRQPLETLEAWDTIMGYQFETLVLDSFDQVFEGLGLKNRTVLNAGPYSQGKTLRQEACQIDLMIRTRQAVYVCETKFCRHIGPGVIEEVTEKVSRLKLPKAQTVRTVLIHSGQLDPSIEPTDYFDHLLNADEWVKG
- a CDS encoding AAA family ATPase, translating into MDGYIGRQAERREFAELLKKKTASLVTCQGRRRIGKSRFIEECAAAADLFLSFIGLPPREGITKQEQLNSFSGHLAKQTAAPSVLLPDWPTAFQLLASQLPAKGSVVVLLDEISWMAIGDKDFAGHLKTAWDQLFSKVPGLTLVLCGSVSSWIEENILNSTGFVGRCSWQFHLKPLPLAE
- a CDS encoding S9 family peptidase, which encodes MKARHTLLACFLLATAAHADHGNLASFNQLTGRWYGVAKTKVLNESVDVRWAPGDAAAFYQLDTPEGGKIRMKLDPATGQAGPAAESDRMPETRPDERRGNRRRDGRGGPRGSWKSPDGRWEVALREGEVILRDTKDGTDRTLAKGDAAGNFTGQPLWAPDSSRFAIWKEKDVKERIVHYIESSPKDQLQPKHFTNSYPKPGDVIDTRAPWVFFTGKDEAPIATDPKLIENPFECRELAWRGDSKRLTFEFIERGFGKHNIIEIDSATRQQRVLVREESDTFVFVYGYSFRRDLGDGNEILWMSERDGWKHLYLLDGRDGSTRRQLTKGEWIVREVVNVDEGNREVLLKISGYHKGQDPYYIHYARVSMETGELIPLTKSDGTHDRFERSPDGNYYTCRWSRVNKAPVTELRRWADGELVATLAEADDAKLRATAWPIPEPFVSKDRDGKYDIHGIVCLPPDFDPAKKYPVIENIYAGPQDSFVPKAWNPWMQPKHEIAVHGFIVVQIDGKGTANRSKEFHHFCYKNLKDAGFPDRIAWLKEAAKKWPQMDLERVGIFGGSAGGQNALGAMLFHGDFYKAAVADCGCHDNRMDKIWWNEQWMDWPVGPEYADNSNVTHAKNLKGALLLTVGEVDTNVDPSSTYQVINALIAADKDFEFLPMTGRNHGAGEERYAQRRRVDFFRSHLGGPR